Proteins encoded in a region of the Prunus persica cultivar Lovell chromosome G4, Prunus_persica_NCBIv2, whole genome shotgun sequence genome:
- the LOC18781256 gene encoding 4-hydroxycoumarin synthase 1, with amino-acid sequence MLIPAVPKLGKEAALKAIEEWGQPISNITHLIFCTASCVDMPGADFQLVKLLGLDPSVNRFMIYQQGCFAGGTVLRLAKDVAENNPGARVLVVCCEITTMFFQAPTESHVDVLVGQALFSDGASALIVGANPDPKINERQVFEIMSTRGTIVPYSEHGVVAHLREMGFEYYLSPDVPKLVGANIEELLVKGFSEIDGINNDWNSLFYSIHPGGPAILDKVEEKLGLNEGKLRATRHVLREYGNMGAPSVLFILDEMRKKSMEEGKATTGEGLEWGVLIGIGPGLTVETVVLRSVRIAAR; translated from the coding sequence ATGTTGATTCCAGCGGTACCCAAGCTTGGCAAGGAAGCGGCATTGAAGGCCATCGAAGAGTGGGGCCAGCCCATTTCAAACATCACCCATCTCATCTTCTGCACAGCTTCCTGCGTGGACATGCCTGGCGCCGACTTTCAACTCGTCAAGCTCCTCGGCCTTGACCCCTCTGTCAACAGATTCATGATCTACCAACAAGGCTGCTTCGCTGGTGGGACTGTCCTACGTCTTGCCAAGGACGTCGCAGAAAACAACCCCGGCGCACGCGTTCTGGTGGTGTGCTGTGAGATCACAACTATGTTTTTTCAAGCACCCACTGAGAGCCATGTGGATGTTTTGGTAGGACAGGCTTTGTTTTCAGATGGTGCGTCCGCTTTAATTGTTGGTGCTAATCCTGACCCCAAAATTAACGAACGCCAGGTGTTTGAGATTATGTCAACGAGAGGGACTATTGTCCCATACTCGGAGCATGGCGTGGTGGCACACTTGCGtgaaatgggttttgagtaTTATCTTTCACCAGATGTGCCAAAGTTGGTTGGTGCAAACATTGAGGAGCTTTTGGTAAAAGGGTTTAGCGAAATTGATGGGATAAATAATGATTGGAACTCGCTGTTCTATAGCATTCACCCAGGTGGACCGGCCATTTTAGACAAGGTTGAAGAAAAACTGGGTCTGAATGAGGGGAAGCTGAGAGCAACCAGGCACGTATTGAGGGAGTATGGGAACATGGGAGCTCCATCAGTTTTGTTTATTCTCGATGAGATGAGGAAGAAGTCAATGGAGGAAGGAAAAGCCACGACTGGTGAAGGGCTGGAATGGGGTGTTCTGATTGGGATCGGGCCAGGGCTAACCGTGGAGACTGTTGTACTGCGTAGTGTCCGCATTGCTGCCCGCTAA